A single genomic interval of Pyrobaculum arsenaticum DSM 13514 harbors:
- a CDS encoding radical SAM protein — MYNITVRGGVAKGCELCLLGAKSVIFITGLCPLSCFYCPVGDDRFGKDVIYVNDVPVQRLEDIPEVVAEYGSDGAAITGGDPSVVAERVKEVADLLKREFGDGFHIHMYTHILNLNSKRTGVIASSRVDEVRIHITAKEQAAGREKYLKALAAASKTLGAEVPALPGFERQIAEAINAIAPYISFVNINELDASEANAERLRAMGYKIQGLNVAGSIEAARKIAEMVSVPAHICTGRTKDTVQIGTRLFRHAMVAAKPNEYVQDDGTVMYDSEGLHPRSPRARNVRLKIRLGNREVEV; from the coding sequence GTGTATAATATTACAGTGCGAGGCGGCGTGGCAAAGGGGTGCGAGCTCTGTCTGCTAGGCGCGAAGAGTGTGATCTTCATAACGGGGTTGTGCCCACTTAGCTGCTTCTACTGCCCTGTGGGAGACGACAGATTCGGAAAAGATGTCATATACGTTAACGATGTGCCTGTGCAGAGGCTGGAGGACATACCCGAGGTAGTGGCCGAATATGGCTCAGACGGCGCGGCAATTACTGGAGGCGACCCCTCGGTAGTCGCCGAGCGGGTCAAGGAGGTGGCCGACTTGTTGAAGAGGGAGTTCGGCGACGGCTTCCACATCCACATGTACACCCACATACTAAACCTAAACAGCAAAAGGACTGGCGTTATTGCGTCTAGCAGGGTAGACGAGGTGCGGATACACATAACCGCTAAGGAGCAGGCGGCAGGCCGGGAGAAGTACCTAAAGGCGCTGGCGGCGGCCAGCAAGACCCTCGGCGCGGAGGTCCCGGCTTTACCCGGCTTTGAGAGGCAGATAGCAGAGGCGATAAACGCCATTGCGCCTTACATAAGCTTTGTGAACATAAACGAGCTAGACGCCTCCGAGGCAAACGCCGAGCGGCTGAGGGCGATGGGGTACAAGATACAGGGGCTAAACGTAGCTGGGAGCATAGAGGCGGCTAGGAAAATAGCGGAGATGGTATCTGTCCCGGCGCACATATGTACCGGAAGGACAAAAGACACGGTGCAGATCGGCACAAGGCTTTTCAGACACGCCATGGTCGCGGCTAAGCCAAACGAGTACGTCCAAGACGACGGCACAGTTATGTATGACAGCGAAGGCCTCCACCCCAGAAGCCCCAGAGCTAGAAACGTAAGACTAAAGATAAGGCTCGGGAACAGAGAGGTGGAGGTATAG
- a CDS encoding 8-oxo-dGTP diphosphatase, protein MIYIETLLYITAGDKVLLILKKRGLGAGRYNGVGGKVKPGETPEEAVAREAEEEIGVRPLGLRWRGLLEFWNWEDGAVESAHYVHVYTTSDYVGQPRESDEAAPLWFSVSEIPYEKMWEDDRYWLPLVLRGEKIYGRFEFQKWKLKSWYLYLLKEAGQLVLDLV, encoded by the coding sequence GTGATATACATAGAGACGCTTCTGTACATCACAGCGGGCGACAAGGTATTGCTTATACTGAAAAAACGTGGCCTCGGCGCAGGTCGATACAACGGCGTGGGAGGAAAAGTGAAGCCGGGGGAGACCCCCGAAGAGGCAGTTGCGAGGGAGGCCGAGGAGGAAATAGGCGTGCGGCCACTCGGCCTCAGGTGGCGCGGCTTGTTGGAATTCTGGAACTGGGAAGATGGCGCTGTGGAGTCGGCGCATTACGTCCACGTCTACACGACGTCGGATTACGTGGGGCAGCCACGGGAAAGCGACGAGGCGGCTCCCCTGTGGTTCAGCGTAAGCGAGATCCCATATGAGAAGATGTGGGAAGACGACCGCTATTGGCTTCCACTAGTGTTGCGGGGTGAAAAGATTTACGGGAGGTTTGAGTTCCAGAAGTGGAAGCTGAAGAGTTGGTACCTGTACTTACTTAAGGAGGCTGGCCAGCTTGTTCTTGATCTGGTTTAG
- a CDS encoding DNA double-strand break repair nuclease NurA — MRQLLSEILRLAELEISAKRADIPDELKRLVVWCNGDERPDYYAVDSGYVLRRIGNSDVLVQIMVAVGRDIRKKFVVTKVSENPHLVARINEINFAESIKSQLVLVDGPLTPYVHDTGVIGVSKDPRLVRYGPRIRDAELRDVFVHLVKTLGERDVAALLLRDAPPGSFLEPVKIGGLMGTYFKSEWVLYVEFPENIPGDLLCPLFRKYPIRLRTAHHLARVNREFLKTLRTVASSILGTPPQIRDLL; from the coding sequence ATGCGCCAGCTCCTATCTGAAATCCTTAGGCTTGCGGAGTTGGAGATCTCCGCGAAGAGGGCCGATATCCCAGATGAGCTTAAGAGACTTGTGGTGTGGTGCAACGGAGATGAGCGTCCTGATTATTACGCCGTTGACTCGGGGTACGTGTTGAGGCGAATAGGCAATTCAGACGTCTTGGTGCAGATAATGGTAGCAGTAGGACGAGATATAAGGAAAAAATTTGTAGTAACAAAAGTTTCAGAAAACCCTCACCTGGTGGCTAGGATAAATGAAATAAACTTCGCAGAGTCTATAAAGTCGCAATTGGTGTTGGTTGATGGGCCACTAACTCCGTATGTCCACGACACGGGGGTAATAGGCGTCTCGAAAGATCCGCGCCTAGTTAGATACGGACCAAGAATACGCGACGCTGAGCTTAGAGATGTTTTCGTACATCTGGTCAAGACGCTGGGGGAGAGAGATGTAGCCGCATTGCTTCTCCGCGATGCGCCACCAGGCTCTTTCTTAGAGCCTGTGAAAATCGGCGGGCTTATGGGTACGTATTTCAAATCAGAATGGGTACTCTATGTAGAATTTCCAGAAAATATACCGGGGGATTTGCTATGTCCGTTGTTTAGGAAATATCCAATAAGACTTAGGACAGCCCACCACTTAGCAAGAGTAAACAGAGAATTCTTAAAAACTCTAAGAACTGTTGCGTCAAGTATTTTAGGCACGCCGCCCCAGATCAGAGATCTCTTATGA
- a CDS encoding pyridoxal phosphate-dependent aminotransferase: protein MRGLSPRIGALRESPTRKIDELRERLRREKRDVILLSTGQPSIPPPREVREAMAELLKVDSMELYGYTPSQGIYETREAISEDLKKLGGLEVSPEQIVLTAGGQAAMFSTLAVLIEPGDEVVVMDPTYFGYRPLLEYFGAVVKTAGTRLEKGFQPEVEVLKSVVSRRTKAMIIVTPDNPTGRVLREDVARAIADLARDFDFWILTDEAYKTLIYEGNHVYFYKLAPERTISINTFSKDPAIPGWRLGYVYGPAEVMPKIKLVNEEMVYCPPSFAQRLVALYLRSEVRMRYIREVVEIYRQKRDVAVTALRKYIPEAKFAVPAGSMFIFVDLSRYLNDSESFARDLLERHGVAVVPGSYFSEYYKAAVRISFVTETPQRIDEGIRRIGEALNA, encoded by the coding sequence ATGAGAGGCTTATCTCCCAGGATAGGGGCACTCCGAGAGTCTCCTACACGTAAAATAGACGAGCTTCGTGAAAGGCTTAGAAGAGAGAAAAGAGACGTAATACTTCTCTCGACCGGTCAGCCCTCGATACCCCCACCTCGTGAGGTAAGAGAGGCCATGGCGGAGTTGTTAAAGGTAGACTCAATGGAGCTGTACGGCTACACGCCCAGTCAGGGTATCTACGAGACTAGAGAAGCCATATCTGAGGATTTGAAGAAACTAGGCGGTCTAGAGGTGTCCCCCGAGCAGATAGTGTTGACTGCTGGTGGCCAAGCCGCTATGTTTTCCACGCTTGCCGTGCTGATAGAGCCCGGCGATGAGGTAGTGGTGATGGATCCCACATACTTTGGGTATCGGCCGTTGTTGGAGTACTTCGGAGCTGTGGTTAAGACAGCGGGCACTCGGCTGGAGAAGGGGTTCCAGCCTGAAGTGGAGGTGTTAAAATCTGTAGTGAGCAGGAGGACCAAGGCGATGATAATAGTGACTCCAGACAACCCCACTGGCCGTGTTCTTAGAGAGGACGTGGCTAGGGCAATAGCCGATTTGGCGAGAGATTTCGACTTCTGGATTCTCACAGATGAGGCGTACAAGACACTCATATATGAGGGCAACCATGTCTACTTCTATAAGCTGGCTCCAGAGCGCACCATTTCAATAAACACCTTTTCAAAAGACCCCGCTATACCTGGGTGGAGGCTCGGCTATGTCTACGGCCCAGCTGAGGTTATGCCCAAGATTAAGCTGGTCAATGAGGAGATGGTGTACTGTCCGCCCTCGTTTGCCCAGAGACTTGTGGCCCTCTACCTACGCTCTGAGGTCAGAATGCGCTATATAAGAGAAGTTGTGGAGATCTACCGCCAGAAGAGAGACGTGGCGGTGACGGCGTTGCGGAAGTATATCCCCGAGGCCAAGTTCGCAGTGCCCGCCGGCTCGATGTTTATCTTTGTGGACCTATCTAGGTACTTAAACGACAGTGAGAGCTTCGCCAGAGATCTACTGGAGAGACACGGCGTGGCCGTAGTGCCGGGGTCTTATTTCAGTGAGTACTACAAGGCGGCTGTGCGCATATCCTTTGTCACCGAGACGCCGCAGAGGATAGACGAAGGAATTCGTAGAATAGGCGAAGCCCTCAACGCGTGA
- a CDS encoding transcription factor codes for MAEEERTIERAHLVERGGRQILVIRWNTGKTSAGRLFGRYGVGGRPDFFRLLFGAVAGSLREKFGPQGEDLFNKIRDSDEFRRSTREMFDAMKEWFFNELSPKYGLDKGDIFMLITEVEVDLATGELRWLKDKTEFYYWVRSDRCQQSVAPRECKELAEENARLRQEVEKLRDELNQIKNKLASLLK; via the coding sequence ATGGCTGAGGAAGAGAGGACTATTGAAAGGGCTCACTTAGTGGAGAGAGGGGGGCGACAGATTCTCGTCATCAGGTGGAATACTGGCAAGACCTCGGCTGGAAGGCTGTTTGGCAGATACGGTGTAGGTGGGAGGCCGGATTTCTTTAGGCTACTCTTTGGCGCAGTCGCTGGGTCGCTTAGGGAGAAGTTCGGGCCGCAGGGTGAGGATCTTTTCAATAAGATTAGGGACTCCGACGAGTTTAGGAGAAGTACCCGAGAGATGTTCGACGCCATGAAAGAGTGGTTTTTCAACGAGCTGTCGCCTAAATACGGCCTAGACAAAGGCGACATCTTCATGCTTATCACAGAGGTGGAGGTGGATCTCGCAACAGGCGAGTTGCGGTGGCTGAAGGACAAAACAGAGTTCTACTACTGGGTGCGTAGTGACAGATGTCAACAATCCGTCGCCCCCCGCGAGTGTAAAGAACTGGCAGAGGAGAACGCAAGGCTGAGACAAGAAGTGGAGAAGCTACGCGACGAGCTAAACCAGATCAAGAACAAGCTGGCCAGCCTCCTTAAGTAA